A genomic segment from Pseudomonas sessilinigenes encodes:
- a CDS encoding non-ribosomal peptide synthetase has protein sequence MSDQLNPTVNPQSSSAKVQAADIYPLTFLQEGLLFHSLQDGAECDYLVQVSCRLDGVDAQRWREAWERVVAGVDVLKTAFAWRNVSPPMQIVTRDVALQWTVVDCSHQEHAEQECVFEAYLERDRASRFNLSRPPLHRMAVFLLGNGGLRFVWTYHHLILDAWSATILLGWVMDAYLTGKPVPAKPFKAYVGWVQKRNTQQAREFWRTVFAEPAPLSSPPFLQPQALAVERQPRRLQRLLSEADTRRLSEAVAARRLTLATLIQGAWALTLRDFSLCEDVTFGWVVADRSADLQGVDNMVGLMVNTVPVRLPCDPDTTADRFLQQVQASSTLAWDNGRLPLTEIHDIAGLSAGEALFETVVVFENLPPLQEGGAHGISVQDRRAFWRTSYPISLMVAPHSCLKLEIAYNAAQVEEGTVAALLERMEAYALALAIHAQRPIGELLESQAAVCWEGPPQVLGPRSLGAQLLERLAARGASMALHWGTDAGLQADQLVRSSRALADQLRVLGLKPGHLVATHLERDASQVVALLALLEVGCPFLAIDRCLPLERKHYLLADSGAGLIIGPADDRLPDCEAQRLELDAWGRLIAAPALAVSSVLLDERAAYLMYTSGSTGQPKGVVVPVEALENLLISFTQVPGLTARDRFLALTTLSFDISLLEVLGPLWSGALLLLAPSEVGRDPQRLAQLIARTEPTVMQATPALWRLLLQAGWAGAEHLRAWCGGEALDRSLAQLLLARVAQLWNVYGPTETTIWALVQRIGAQDPEIYLGTPVNNMRAYVLDTRGRHVPLGGRGRLFLAGRGLALGYHRRQAATEAAFVADPFAAGTGELMYNTGDTVQVTAQGHLRYLGRSDGQFKLRGIRMELAEIEAALYRHPAVLAAAAKLWPDGEGGHDLVGYVVCSSPVEQEAIRAVAAGVLPPGTAPAHIVVMDRLPLSPAGKVERKLLPSPVHGARASSGRPHRSALSEVVEATWNKVLGVRGVAQDDDFFALGGHSLKVVAVTSLLNRQFGTSIALVELFRAPTLRAYAARVEQLVSEHAGGLRPAPSVVDRTVWRGLSSSQRQLWFISHADKARRAFQLTCALQIDGPLDVQLLSRAVDLLQQQHGALRTLFRESAGAPQQRVLPGPQRELETWAVAEIEPALAQLAREPLALDQGPPLRFVLLRESALSSVCALVVHHLLVDEWSLGILVEDLSALYSALESGTEVVPQPQARLDFLDYVADEIEQAGTPQRRADLDYWLGQLRQLRPTRLSADRHCQASPGFRGGHLRLELDASLRGHLERVAAARAMTPFVALLAGFYIVLQRYGVGDDICLGVMDAGRTQPEMERVVGLFARALPVRLQIDEGEPLEGLMRRLQATLLEASIHASAPLDEMVRELDMVAERGRNPLFNILIVMQNMMGGATTFGGLPARPVAVDSGVSEFDLLVEIFASDHGYGVRLVYDSERFEAGRMGEFAARLERTLLQIADNPLAQVGDISLLEPGEAESMRRAFAAETP, from the coding sequence ATGTCCGACCAGCTCAACCCCACGGTTAATCCCCAGTCTTCGTCGGCGAAAGTGCAAGCGGCAGACATCTATCCGCTGACCTTCTTGCAGGAGGGCCTGCTGTTTCACTCGCTTCAGGACGGTGCCGAGTGTGATTACCTGGTGCAGGTGTCCTGTCGCTTGGATGGTGTCGACGCCCAGCGCTGGCGCGAGGCCTGGGAGCGGGTTGTGGCGGGTGTCGATGTGCTGAAAACGGCCTTTGCGTGGCGTAATGTCTCTCCGCCCATGCAGATCGTGACGCGCGATGTCGCATTGCAATGGACGGTGGTCGACTGCAGCCATCAGGAGCACGCGGAACAGGAGTGCGTGTTCGAGGCCTATCTTGAACGCGATCGGGCCAGCCGTTTCAACCTTTCACGTCCTCCCTTGCACAGGATGGCGGTGTTCTTGCTCGGGAACGGTGGACTGCGTTTCGTCTGGACCTACCACCATCTGATTCTCGATGCCTGGTCGGCCACCATTCTCCTGGGCTGGGTCATGGATGCCTATCTCACTGGCAAACCCGTGCCCGCCAAACCGTTCAAGGCTTATGTAGGTTGGGTCCAGAAGCGCAACACCCAGCAGGCGCGGGAGTTCTGGAGGACGGTCTTTGCCGAGCCGGCGCCGCTCTCCAGCCCTCCGTTCCTGCAGCCCCAGGCGTTAGCCGTCGAACGCCAGCCACGTCGGCTCCAGCGCCTGCTGTCAGAGGCGGATACCCGGCGATTGAGCGAGGCCGTCGCAGCGCGTCGCCTGACCCTGGCGACGTTGATCCAGGGGGCCTGGGCCTTGACATTGCGCGACTTCAGCCTGTGCGAGGATGTGACGTTCGGGTGGGTCGTCGCTGACCGTTCGGCCGATCTGCAAGGGGTCGACAACATGGTCGGGCTGATGGTCAACACCGTGCCTGTCCGGTTGCCCTGCGATCCGGACACCACCGCCGACCGGTTCCTCCAGCAAGTCCAGGCCTCTTCCACCCTGGCCTGGGATAACGGGCGGTTGCCTTTGACCGAAATCCACGACATAGCCGGCCTGTCTGCGGGCGAGGCCCTGTTCGAGACCGTTGTGGTGTTCGAGAACCTGCCGCCGCTGCAGGAAGGTGGCGCACACGGCATCAGCGTGCAGGATCGCCGGGCATTCTGGCGCACCAGCTATCCCATCAGCCTGATGGTGGCTCCCCACTCGTGCCTGAAGCTGGAAATAGCCTACAACGCCGCTCAGGTCGAGGAGGGTACGGTAGCCGCGCTGCTGGAGAGAATGGAGGCCTATGCACTGGCCCTGGCGATCCATGCGCAGCGCCCGATCGGCGAACTGCTGGAGTCGCAGGCAGCGGTTTGTTGGGAAGGCCCGCCGCAGGTCCTGGGGCCCCGCAGCCTGGGTGCGCAGTTGCTGGAGCGATTGGCCGCACGCGGAGCGTCGATGGCCCTGCACTGGGGGACCGATGCCGGCCTGCAAGCCGATCAATTGGTACGCAGCAGCAGGGCGTTGGCCGACCAGTTGCGGGTACTGGGCCTGAAACCGGGCCATCTGGTGGCCACGCACCTGGAACGCGATGCTAGCCAGGTGGTTGCGTTGTTAGCGCTGCTTGAGGTCGGATGCCCGTTCTTGGCGATCGATCGTTGCCTGCCACTGGAGCGCAAGCATTACCTGCTGGCGGACAGTGGCGCCGGATTGATCATTGGCCCCGCTGATGACCGCTTGCCGGACTGTGAGGCGCAGCGCCTGGAACTCGATGCATGGGGCCGGTTGATCGCTGCACCGGCCCTGGCGGTCAGCAGCGTACTGCTCGATGAGCGCGCGGCTTACCTGATGTATACCTCCGGGTCCACCGGGCAACCCAAGGGCGTCGTGGTTCCGGTCGAGGCCCTGGAAAACCTGCTGATCAGTTTCACCCAGGTACCGGGACTGACTGCCCGGGACCGCTTTCTCGCCCTGACGACCCTGTCGTTCGATATCTCCCTGCTGGAAGTCCTTGGGCCGTTGTGGAGTGGGGCATTGTTGTTGCTTGCACCGAGCGAGGTGGGGCGAGATCCGCAACGACTGGCACAGCTGATCGCCCGCACGGAACCGACCGTGATGCAGGCCACTCCGGCCCTGTGGCGGCTGTTGCTCCAGGCTGGCTGGGCAGGGGCCGAGCATCTGCGTGCCTGGTGCGGAGGCGAGGCACTGGATCGCAGCCTGGCGCAGTTGCTGCTCGCTCGTGTCGCCCAGCTGTGGAATGTCTATGGGCCGACGGAAACCACCATCTGGGCCCTGGTCCAGCGGATCGGGGCCCAGGACCCGGAGATCTACTTGGGAACGCCGGTCAATAACATGCGCGCTTATGTCCTGGATACCCGCGGCCGGCATGTTCCGCTGGGAGGGCGAGGCCGGCTGTTTCTCGCCGGACGAGGGTTGGCCCTGGGTTATCACCGGCGCCAGGCGGCTACCGAGGCGGCTTTTGTGGCCGATCCCTTTGCCGCCGGAACGGGCGAGTTGATGTACAACACCGGGGATACGGTGCAGGTCACCGCACAGGGGCACTTGCGTTACCTGGGACGCAGCGACGGCCAGTTCAAGCTGCGTGGCATCCGCATGGAACTGGCGGAGATTGAAGCGGCCCTGTACCGGCACCCGGCGGTGCTCGCCGCTGCCGCGAAACTCTGGCCGGACGGCGAGGGTGGCCATGACCTGGTCGGCTACGTGGTGTGTTCCAGCCCGGTTGAACAGGAGGCTATACGCGCCGTGGCGGCAGGTGTTCTGCCACCTGGAACGGCTCCGGCGCATATCGTGGTGATGGACCGCCTGCCGCTTTCGCCGGCCGGCAAGGTCGAGCGCAAGCTGCTGCCGAGCCCCGTTCACGGTGCGCGGGCGTCGAGCGGGCGTCCTCACCGCTCGGCGCTCAGCGAAGTGGTCGAGGCCACCTGGAACAAGGTGCTGGGGGTGCGTGGCGTCGCCCAGGACGATGACTTTTTCGCTTTGGGTGGGCATTCCCTGAAAGTCGTGGCGGTCACTTCCTTGCTCAATCGGCAGTTTGGTACCTCGATTGCCTTGGTGGAGTTGTTCCGTGCGCCGACCCTCAGGGCTTATGCCGCCAGGGTCGAGCAGCTTGTCAGCGAGCATGCCGGAGGCCTGCGACCGGCCCCCTCGGTGGTCGACCGCACGGTGTGGCGCGGGCTTTCCTCGTCCCAGCGCCAGCTCTGGTTCATCAGTCACGCCGATAAGGCCCGGCGAGCGTTCCAGCTGACGTGCGCGTTGCAGATAGATGGACCGCTGGATGTGCAGTTGCTCAGCCGCGCGGTCGATCTCCTGCAACAGCAGCATGGTGCCCTGCGCACCCTCTTTCGCGAGTCTGCCGGGGCACCGCAGCAGCGGGTCCTGCCTGGCCCTCAGCGTGAGCTGGAGACCTGGGCGGTGGCAGAGATCGAACCGGCCCTGGCGCAACTGGCACGAGAGCCCCTGGCCCTGGACCAGGGGCCGCCGCTGCGTTTCGTCCTGCTGCGCGAGTCGGCCTTGAGTTCGGTTTGTGCCCTGGTCGTTCATCACTTGCTGGTGGATGAGTGGTCGCTTGGCATCCTGGTGGAGGACTTGAGTGCGCTCTACAGCGCTCTGGAGTCCGGCACCGAGGTCGTGCCCCAGCCTCAAGCTAGGCTGGATTTCCTGGATTATGTCGCCGATGAGATCGAACAAGCGGGTACGCCTCAGCGGCGCGCCGACCTGGACTACTGGCTCGGGCAATTGCGCCAGCTTCGCCCGACCCGCCTGAGCGCGGACCGTCATTGCCAGGCGAGCCCGGGGTTTCGCGGCGGGCACTTGCGCCTTGAGCTCGATGCGAGCCTGCGAGGCCACCTGGAGCGGGTGGCGGCGGCCCGGGCAATGACCCCTTTCGTTGCCTTGCTGGCGGGTTTCTACATCGTTCTGCAACGTTACGGGGTAGGGGATGACATCTGTCTTGGCGTCATGGACGCGGGGCGCACCCAGCCGGAAATGGAACGCGTCGTGGGCCTGTTCGCCCGTGCCTTGCCCGTTCGCTTGCAGATAGATGAAGGCGAGCCTCTGGAAGGCCTGATGCGCCGACTGCAAGCAACATTGCTCGAGGCCTCGATCCATGCCAGCGCGCCTCTGGACGAGATGGTCAGGGAACTGGACATGGTCGCAGAGCGTGGGCGCAATCCGCTGTTCAACATCCTGATCGTCATGCAGAACATGATGGGCGGCGCCACTACCTTTGGCGGGCTGCCGGCCCGGCCTGTCGCGGTCGACAGCGGTGTGTCCGAGTTCGACCTGCTGGTCGAGATCTTTGCCTCCGATCACGGTTATGGCGTGCGCCTGGTGTACGACAGCGAGCGCTTCGAGGCGGGCCGGATGGGGGAGTTCGCCGCGCGCCTGGAGCGAACGCTGCTGCAGATCGCCGACAACCCCCTGGCCCAGGTAGGGGATATCAGCCTGTTGGAACCTGGCGAGGCGGAATCCATGCGCCGGGCCTTTGCCGCGGAGACGCCATGA
- a CDS encoding condensation domain-containing protein yields the protein MSMDRQELLQDKLRALSPAQRQLFLEAVGERLKAQRVKIPRRKNNERFSLSFSQRRLWYIYQLNPASTMYNMPECVRLHGPLNLEVFQQAFKDVVARHESLRVTFHNTAQGPVQVVRENNDCTIELIELSEPDSDALEARARELLFEISDRPFDLHHGPVVRLSLVRLAADHHFLLINMHHIVSDGWSMGVFARDFSACVAARMLDKQPDLPPLEVGFGDFVEWQIDRLDGPAMARQMAYWQPRLKLVEDLVLPFDRLPSPSTTEQGGFEYMLFDRALADGINACARECSVTLYMMLLAAFCVVMHRQSLQSSITVGSPTAGRVRAETEDLIGFFANTLLITSAVQPQMSFREVAHAVRESALGAFNHDEMPFEKLVETLRPDRDAARSPLFQVMFILQNTQKPPLHLPGLVIEPFAAGSLSVKFDMLIEFYESPEGITGWLGYRRDLFDARTCKRLADHYQRLLVSIIADPDQLVSELAMEAEPVVTTFNDDLDAEF from the coding sequence ATGAGCATGGATCGCCAAGAGTTGCTGCAAGACAAATTACGGGCCCTGAGCCCTGCACAAAGACAGCTTTTCCTCGAGGCCGTGGGCGAGCGTCTCAAGGCCCAGCGAGTGAAAATTCCACGGCGCAAGAACAATGAACGATTCAGCCTGTCATTTTCCCAGCGGCGTCTCTGGTACATCTATCAGTTGAACCCCGCCAGTACCATGTACAACATGCCTGAATGCGTGCGCTTGCATGGGCCGTTGAATCTCGAGGTGTTTCAACAGGCATTCAAGGACGTGGTCGCCCGGCACGAGAGCCTGCGGGTGACCTTCCACAACACTGCGCAAGGGCCGGTGCAGGTCGTCAGGGAAAATAACGATTGCACGATCGAGCTGATCGAGCTCTCGGAGCCCGACAGCGATGCCCTGGAGGCCAGGGCCCGTGAGCTGCTGTTCGAGATCTCCGACCGGCCCTTCGACTTGCACCATGGCCCGGTGGTCCGCCTGAGTTTGGTGAGGCTGGCCGCGGATCACCATTTCCTGCTGATCAACATGCACCACATCGTCAGCGATGGTTGGTCCATGGGGGTCTTCGCCCGCGACTTCTCGGCCTGCGTGGCGGCGAGGATGCTGGACAAGCAACCCGACTTGCCGCCACTGGAGGTGGGGTTCGGAGACTTTGTCGAGTGGCAGATAGACCGCCTGGACGGTCCGGCCATGGCACGGCAAATGGCCTACTGGCAGCCGCGACTGAAGCTGGTAGAGGATCTGGTACTGCCGTTCGACCGGTTGCCGAGCCCATCCACCACCGAGCAGGGCGGCTTCGAGTACATGCTCTTTGACCGAGCCCTGGCCGATGGCATCAATGCATGTGCCAGGGAGTGCTCGGTGACCTTGTACATGATGTTGCTGGCGGCATTTTGCGTGGTCATGCACCGGCAATCATTGCAAAGCAGCATCACGGTGGGTTCGCCCACGGCCGGCAGGGTACGTGCGGAGACCGAGGACCTGATCGGGTTTTTCGCCAACACGCTGCTGATCACATCGGCGGTGCAGCCGCAAATGAGCTTTCGTGAGGTCGCCCATGCCGTTCGTGAATCGGCTCTGGGGGCTTTCAACCATGATGAGATGCCCTTCGAGAAACTGGTTGAAACCCTGCGCCCCGATCGGGATGCCGCCCGTAGCCCGCTGTTCCAGGTGATGTTCATCCTGCAGAACACCCAAAAGCCGCCCCTCCACCTGCCGGGCCTGGTCATCGAGCCGTTCGCGGCTGGCAGCCTGTCGGTCAAGTTCGACATGCTCATCGAGTTCTATGAGTCGCCCGAGGGGATCACCGGTTGGCTCGGCTACCGCCGCGACCTGTTCGACGCACGTACCTGCAAGCGCCTGGCCGATCACTACCAGCGCCTGCTCGTCTCGATCATCGCCGATCCCGATCAACTCGTTTCTGAACTGGCGATGGAAGCCGAGCCGGTCGTCACGACATTCAATGATGATCTGGACGCTGAGTTCTAG
- the asnB gene encoding asparagine synthase (glutamine-hydrolyzing) — translation MCGIAGFMDLSGQGSADPKVLEAMLQTLVHRGPDAQGMLVEKGWAIGMRRLSIIDPTGSEQPLYNEDRSLALVGNGEIYNYVELREQLRARGHVFRSNGDMEVILHLYEEYGADLTDHLNGQFSLALLDRRSGRLWLFRDQMGITPLHYAVFGNTLVFASEIKAILQHPAAYRAIDPIGLDQVLCFPGLVSPRTMFKGVCSLPAGHRLLVEGGQITEDVFWDMDYPVQGAQLQVADEREVIEQFLGVFDAAVARRLRADVPVGLYLSGGLDSSFVAASVKAVAPDYPLTTFSVVFPENRAINERVYQLLMARQLGSRHIEIAFEQERIAKVLPDMVWHSECPVTETYNTCTMAMAAAARAHGVPVVLGGEGADELLAGYPGYRFDAFSRQRGSEALSQEEAFAREQLWGNANVRYERHYGDYRAFRRRFLSADVEHLLLAEDSLSRPVIDVAKVQGRHPIDQRSYLDLKLRLADHLLGDHGDRMNMVSSIEGRFPFLDPEVVEFLRRVPPHLKLNGMDEKYLLKQAAIARVPKAIIQREKFGFRAPGSSFLLAQNREWIHDMLAPERVAREGFFDAKAISAELRRHENSSAGANPHADDDILLFALSFSILLEKFSIKGL, via the coding sequence ATGTGTGGAATCGCTGGATTCATGGATTTATCCGGGCAGGGAAGCGCTGATCCCAAGGTGCTGGAGGCAATGCTGCAGACCCTGGTTCATCGTGGACCCGATGCGCAGGGGATGCTGGTGGAGAAAGGGTGGGCCATTGGCATGCGGCGTCTGTCGATCATCGATCCGACTGGCAGTGAGCAGCCGCTGTACAACGAGGATCGCAGCCTGGCCCTGGTGGGTAACGGCGAGATCTACAACTATGTCGAATTACGGGAGCAACTGCGGGCCCGGGGACATGTATTTCGCAGCAACGGGGACATGGAAGTGATCCTGCACCTGTATGAGGAATACGGTGCGGACCTGACCGACCATCTCAACGGTCAATTCTCCCTGGCGCTCCTGGATCGACGTAGCGGACGCTTGTGGCTGTTTCGCGATCAGATGGGCATTACCCCACTGCACTATGCCGTCTTCGGCAACACCCTGGTGTTCGCTTCGGAAATCAAGGCGATCTTGCAGCACCCTGCCGCCTATCGGGCGATCGACCCCATCGGTCTTGACCAGGTGCTGTGTTTTCCCGGGCTGGTGAGTCCACGAACCATGTTCAAGGGCGTGTGCAGCCTGCCAGCGGGGCACCGCTTGCTGGTCGAGGGCGGGCAGATCACCGAGGACGTCTTTTGGGACATGGATTATCCCGTGCAGGGTGCGCAGCTGCAGGTCGCTGATGAGCGGGAAGTCATCGAGCAGTTTTTGGGCGTGTTCGATGCCGCCGTCGCGCGGCGACTGCGTGCAGATGTACCTGTGGGGCTGTATCTGAGTGGGGGGCTGGACTCCTCTTTTGTGGCCGCCTCGGTGAAGGCCGTGGCTCCTGATTACCCACTGACCACGTTCTCGGTGGTCTTTCCCGAAAACCGCGCAATCAATGAACGGGTCTATCAACTGTTGATGGCTCGTCAGTTGGGCAGTCGGCACATTGAAATCGCTTTCGAACAGGAACGCATCGCGAAAGTCCTGCCTGACATGGTCTGGCACAGCGAATGCCCGGTGACGGAGACCTACAACACCTGCACCATGGCCATGGCGGCCGCTGCGAGGGCCCATGGGGTGCCTGTGGTGCTGGGTGGGGAGGGCGCGGACGAACTGCTGGCGGGGTATCCGGGGTACCGTTTCGACGCGTTCAGTCGCCAACGCGGCAGCGAGGCGTTGAGCCAGGAGGAGGCCTTTGCCCGGGAGCAACTGTGGGGCAACGCCAACGTGCGTTATGAGCGGCATTATGGCGATTACCGGGCGTTTCGCCGGCGCTTTCTGTCAGCGGATGTGGAGCACCTGTTGCTAGCCGAAGACAGCCTGTCGCGGCCGGTGATCGACGTCGCCAAGGTGCAGGGGCGCCATCCGATCGATCAGCGATCCTACCTGGATCTGAAGCTGCGGCTCGCCGACCATCTGCTGGGCGACCATGGCGATCGCATGAACATGGTGTCCTCGATCGAAGGGCGCTTTCCGTTCCTGGACCCCGAGGTGGTGGAATTCCTGCGCCGCGTGCCGCCTCATCTGAAGCTCAATGGCATGGACGAGAAATACCTGCTCAAGCAAGCCGCCATCGCCAGGGTGCCCAAGGCCATCATCCAGCGTGAAAAGTTCGGGTTCCGGGCTCCGGGTTCAAGTTTCCTGCTGGCGCAGAACAGAGAGTGGATTCACGACATGCTGGCTCCGGAGCGTGTCGCCCGGGAGGGTTTTTTCGATGCCAAGGCCATCAGCGCTGAATTGCGACGGCACGAAAACAGCTCGGCCGGCGCCAACCCCCATGCTGACGACGACATCTTGCTGTTTGCACTGAGCTTTTCCATTTTGCTGGAGAAATTTTCCATCAAAGGGCTTTAG
- a CDS encoding pentapeptide repeat-containing protein, whose translation MPLKSIVQTQENTSAVLHPPVAHRAACLRQRVARHGAGHELGGQDFSAADLSRLRLRSSDLTGCKLTAADLSEGRFELSAFVNADLDAADLSRAVLRGCSLAGASLVGAKLDGAVLEDARLSGARMLRASARQACLRRCSADASQWSHADLGGADLSDASLGKADLSHVSLVNGNLCRTNLESSDLHGADLRQAYLGQAVMIDINLSGADLRGADLRFANLRGADLRDADLREAMLTEACLEGADLRGAQWAGATFAGASVKEAQLDGALASHLETGIQGRQSAGVMGIYNDSVMASKGSV comes from the coding sequence ATGCCTTTGAAGTCGATTGTTCAAACGCAAGAGAATACCTCGGCAGTGCTTCACCCTCCCGTCGCTCACCGTGCGGCATGCCTGCGGCAACGGGTTGCCCGGCACGGTGCCGGACATGAGCTTGGCGGGCAGGATTTCAGCGCTGCGGATCTTTCCCGGCTGCGGTTGCGTTCCAGTGATCTGACCGGCTGCAAGCTGACAGCGGCCGATTTGTCCGAAGGGCGTTTCGAGTTGAGCGCGTTCGTCAACGCCGACCTCGATGCCGCCGATCTTTCCCGAGCCGTGCTACGTGGTTGCAGTCTGGCCGGGGCTTCGCTAGTGGGTGCCAAGCTCGATGGCGCGGTCCTTGAAGATGCTCGACTCAGCGGTGCCCGTATGCTTCGGGCAAGCGCTCGGCAGGCCTGCCTGCGCCGCTGCTCGGCGGACGCTAGCCAGTGGTCGCACGCCGACCTGGGTGGCGCCGATCTTTCGGATGCTTCGCTGGGCAAGGCCGACCTGAGTCATGTTTCCCTGGTCAATGGCAATCTCTGCCGCACCAATCTTGAATCTTCCGACCTGCATGGCGCTGATCTGCGCCAGGCCTACCTGGGCCAGGCGGTGATGATCGATATCAATTTGTCAGGCGCCGACTTGCGAGGCGCCGACCTGCGCTTTGCCAATTTGCGTGGTGCCGATCTGCGCGATGCGGATCTGCGTGAGGCCATGCTCACCGAGGCCTGCCTTGAGGGCGCCGATCTGCGGGGCGCGCAGTGGGCGGGTGCGACATTCGCCGGCGCCTCTGTAAAAGAGGCCCAGCTCGATGGCGCTTTGGCTTCTCACCTGGAGACGGGCATCCAGGGCCGTCAGTCGGCCGGTGTGATGGGGATCTACAACGACTCGGTAATGGCCAGTAAAGGGTCGGTGTAG